Below is a genomic region from Flavobacterium ginsengisoli.
CGTTGACGGAACGACAATTCATGATCATGGAGACGCTCATGCTGAAAAAGGTTTCTGTAATGCAATAAGCAAAGCTTTAGTTACAGGAGAAATTAAAGGAGACAGATTCAAAGCAACTTCATTTACTTTAATCGACGATAAAAAATAATGGCATTAATTCTTGAAAACATTGCCAAACACGTTTCTCTGACACCAGAAGAACAGGCGCTTTTTTTATCTAAACTAGAAACCAACACTTACAAAGCCAAAACGCTTTTATTAAATGCTGGCGAAGTCTGCAAACATTCCTATTTCGTAAATTCAGGTATTTTAAGAAGTTTCAATATCAACGATAATATTGTTGAACACGTTCTTTCATTTGCTTGTGAAGGATGGTGGATGAGCGATATGTACAGTTATTTTTCGCAAAAACCGGGACAGCTTTTTATTGAAGTTCTGGAAGAAGCTGAAGTGGTTTCTTTGTCTAAAGAAAATCAGGAACAATTGTATCTTGAAATTCCAAAATTGGAGCGATTTTTTAGAATTTTAATTGAGAATTCATTGGTTGCGAATCAACAGCGATTAATGGACAACTTGAGTTTACCTGCGGAAGAACGTTTCGAAAAATTCACAAAAAAATACGGAACGTTGGTACACAAAGTTCCTCAAAAACAAATCGCTTCTTTCATTGGCGTAACACCAGAATTCTTCAGCAAAATGAAAGCTCGGCTTTTGAAGAAATAAAAGGTTTAGCCACAGATTTTACAGATTAGAAGGATTTTTTTGCCACGAATTACACAAATTTTCACAAATTAAATTAAAATGAAATTCGTGAAAATTTGTGTAATTCGTGGCAACATTTTTTAATCCTTTTAATCTGTGAAATCTGTGGCAAAAAATACGGCTCGTAATCGAACCGTATTTTCTCTTGAATTAAAATTGCTCAACCTCTGTAGAATGTTCCATTGCGGTTATTGCTGATTTACCTAACATTACCGTGTTCTGAACAGCGTCAAAATAAGACGTTCCTACGAAAGCCTGGTGTTTTACGGCTCTGAATCCGTTTTTCTGTAAAGCAAATTCGCGTTCCTGCAATTCAGAATAACCTGCCATTCCTCGTTCCTTATAAGCTCTTGACAATTCGAACATACTTGTATTTAAAGCATGGAATCCTGCTAAAGTAATGAATTGAAAACTATATCCCATTGTCGCTAAATCTTCTCTAAATGTTTCCATTTCAGCAACTGATAATTTTGTCGCCCAATTGAAAGACGGAGAACAATTATACGCCAGCATTTTATCTGGGAATTCTTTTTTCATGGCTTTTGCAAACTTTCTTGCATAATCTAAATCGGGATTACTGGTTTCCATCCAGATCAAATCTGCGTATGGTGCGTAGCTTAAACCTCTTGCAATTCCCTGATCGATTCCGTTTTTTACGTAGAAAAAGCCTTCCGCCGTTTTTTCTCCTGTTAGAAATTTTCTGTCTCTAGGATCGGCATCGCTTGTTAATAGATTAGTCGCATCGGCATCTGTTCGAGCTACAATTAAAGTTGAAACTCCCATGACATCTGAAGCCAAACGTGCCGCAATTAATTTATTAATCGCCTCTTGCGTTGGAACTAAAACCTTTCCGCCCAAGTGTCCGCATTTTTTTGCAGAACTCAGCTGATCTTCAAAATGAACTCCAGAAGCTCCAGCTTCAATCATAGATTTCATTAATTCGAAAGCATTTAGGTTTCCACCAAAACCAGCTTCAGCATCAGCTACAATTGGAACTAAATAATCTTTTCTATCTTCAATATTATTTACAGTCTGAATCTGATCAGCACGCAATAAAGCGTTGTTGATCTTTTTTACCACCATCGGAACACTGTTTACTGGATAAAGCGATTGGTCAGGATACATTTCTCCAGCCAGATTTGCATCAGCAGCAACTTGCCATCCGCTTAAATAAATTGCTTCTAAACCAGCATCCACTTCCTGAATCGCTTGATTTCCAGTCAACGCTCCCAAACCCGCAACATAATCCTGACTTTTTAACTTTCTCCATAATTTCTCTGCACCCATTTTAGCAATAGAATGCTCAATTTTATAAGACCCCTGAAGTGTTACTACTTCGCTTGCAGTATAAGGACGCTCTACTCCTTTCCATCTCGGGTTCGTAATCCAATCGTTAATCAATTCCTGAATTCTGTCTTCTGTTGTTTTCATAATATAGTTTAGTTAAAGTGGTTCGTTTTTTAGTGTTCAGTCAAAGTTTTAAGTGTTCAGTTTAACCAGACTGATTTTTTCTCTCATTTTATCTGCCTGATCTGCTAAATCTGCGAGAAAAATTTATTCGTTCGCAGATCTGGCAGATTGAGCAGATTTTAAAAGCTTATAGATATTTATAACATGGAAGAGTAAGGAAATCCACAAAATGCAGGTTTACAACTAGTCTTTCTAACATTTTTTCGGCTAATGGAAATTGTTGTTTTTCATAATTTTCTTCCCCTAGTTCTTCCTTAATTTTTCTGAATTCATCCAAAGCCAATTCATGATAATAAGCCAAATCTAATTTTCGTCCATTATCTAAAAGCACTTTATTTTGAAGCCATTGCCATAATTGCGATCTCGAAATTTCGGCCGTCGCAGCATCTTCCATCAAATTGTGCAATGCGGCGGCGCCTTGCCCGTTCAGCCATGAAGCCAAATACAATACTCCAACATTTATATTTTTTCGAACGCCATTTTCAGTAATGATTCCAATTGGTGGTTCAATCAAATCAGCTTCTGTAATTTTTCGATGTTCTCTTTTTACATGAATCTGATTTGGAGTTGGCATTCCTTTATCAAAAATCTCTTTTGCAATTGCAACTAAATCTGGATGCGCTACCCAAGTTCCGTCGTGTCCATTTTTAACTTCACGTTCTTTATCGGTTCTTACTTTTGCGAAAGCAACTGCATTGGCTTCTTCATTATTTCGAATCGGAATTTGAGTCGCCATTCCGCCAATTGCATGAATGCCTCTTTTATGACATCTTTGAATTACTAGATTTGAATAAGCATTCATAAAAGGCGAAGTCATAGTTACCTGATCGCGATCTGGTACAATGAATTTTGGATTTTTTCTAAACTTTTTGATGTATGAGAAAATATAATCCCAGCGTCCGCAGTTTAAGCCAACGATATGTTCTTTCAATTCGTAGATAATTTCATCCAATTGAAAACTTGCCGTTATCGTTTCAATTAAAACCGTCACTTTTATCGTTCCTCTGTTCAGTTTTAAATAATCCTCGGTAAAATCAATTACATTATTCCACCAACGCGCTTCCAGATAATGCTCTAATTTCGGAATATAGAAATACGGTCCAGAATTGTTTTCTAAAAGTCGCTTATGATTATGAAAAACATACAAACCAAAATCTATCAAAGAACCCGAAACTTCATTTCCTTCAACTAGAACATGTTTTTCCGGCAAATGCAAACCTCTCGGACGTACAATTAGCGTTGCGATTTTTTCATTTAAATGATAGGATTTCTGTTTTACCAAATCCGTATAAGTGATTGTTTTGTTTACCGCATCGATTAGATTTACTTGACCGTCCATAAGGTTTTGCCAAGTTGGCGAAGTGCTGTCTTCAAAATCGGCCATGAAGGTTTTTGCTCCCGAATTCAACGCATTGATAATCATTTTGCGATCAACTGGCCCCGTGATTTCTACTCTACGATCCAATAAATCTTTCGGAATTTCACCAGCTTTCCAATTGCCTTCTCTGACACCTTTGGTTTCCAGAATAAAAACTGGCATAATTCCCTGATCAAAAGCGACTTGTTTTTGTTCTCTCTGTAAAAGCAATAGTTTTCGCTGTGATTCGAATCTTCTATGCAATTCAGTTATA
It encodes:
- a CDS encoding DUF6370 family protein, with translation MEASCGECQFGMKGKSCDLAVRIDGKSYFVDGTTIHDHGDAHAEKGFCNAISKALVTGEIKGDRFKATSFTLIDDKK
- a CDS encoding Crp/Fnr family transcriptional regulator, whose amino-acid sequence is MALILENIAKHVSLTPEEQALFLSKLETNTYKAKTLLLNAGEVCKHSYFVNSGILRSFNINDNIVEHVLSFACEGWWMSDMYSYFSQKPGQLFIEVLEEAEVVSLSKENQEQLYLEIPKLERFFRILIENSLVANQQRLMDNLSLPAEERFEKFTKKYGTLVHKVPQKQIASFIGVTPEFFSKMKARLLKK
- the aceA gene encoding isocitrate lyase; the protein is MKTTEDRIQELINDWITNPRWKGVERPYTASEVVTLQGSYKIEHSIAKMGAEKLWRKLKSQDYVAGLGALTGNQAIQEVDAGLEAIYLSGWQVAADANLAGEMYPDQSLYPVNSVPMVVKKINNALLRADQIQTVNNIEDRKDYLVPIVADAEAGFGGNLNAFELMKSMIEAGASGVHFEDQLSSAKKCGHLGGKVLVPTQEAINKLIAARLASDVMGVSTLIVARTDADATNLLTSDADPRDRKFLTGEKTAEGFFYVKNGIDQGIARGLSYAPYADLIWMETSNPDLDYARKFAKAMKKEFPDKMLAYNCSPSFNWATKLSVAEMETFREDLATMGYSFQFITLAGFHALNTSMFELSRAYKERGMAGYSELQEREFALQKNGFRAVKHQAFVGTSYFDAVQNTVMLGKSAITAMEHSTEVEQF
- the aceB gene encoding malate synthase A, producing MKNQLEITETAMEFLAEKKLRYPKIWTEEAIVFITELHRRFESQRKLLLLQREQKQVAFDQGIMPVFILETKGVREGNWKAGEIPKDLLDRRVEITGPVDRKMIINALNSGAKTFMADFEDSTSPTWQNLMDGQVNLIDAVNKTITYTDLVKQKSYHLNEKIATLIVRPRGLHLPEKHVLVEGNEVSGSLIDFGLYVFHNHKRLLENNSGPYFYIPKLEHYLEARWWNNVIDFTEDYLKLNRGTIKVTVLIETITASFQLDEIIYELKEHIVGLNCGRWDYIFSYIKKFRKNPKFIVPDRDQVTMTSPFMNAYSNLVIQRCHKRGIHAIGGMATQIPIRNNEEANAVAFAKVRTDKEREVKNGHDGTWVAHPDLVAIAKEIFDKGMPTPNQIHVKREHRKITEADLIEPPIGIITENGVRKNINVGVLYLASWLNGQGAAALHNLMEDAATAEISRSQLWQWLQNKVLLDNGRKLDLAYYHELALDEFRKIKEELGEENYEKQQFPLAEKMLERLVVNLHFVDFLTLPCYKYL